The Candidatus Eisenbacteria bacterium genome includes a window with the following:
- a CDS encoding YciI family protein has protein sequence GPFAETKELVAGFWIIQAKSMDEAIEWMKRAPFRGGEEIEIRRVFETEDFGDSLAPEYREQEDRLRAAGGYKK, from the coding sequence GGACCGTTTGCCGAGACCAAGGAGCTCGTCGCGGGATTCTGGATCATCCAGGCGAAGTCGATGGACGAGGCGATCGAGTGGATGAAGCGAGCCCCATTCCGTGGAGGCGAGGAGATCGAGATCCGCCGCGTGTTCGAGACCGAGGACTTTGGCGATTCGCTCGCGCCCGAGTACCGGGAGCAGGAGGATCGTCTGAGGGCGGCGGGCGGTTACAAGAAGTAG